In a single window of the Anaerotruncus rubiinfantis genome:
- a CDS encoding TRAP transporter large permease — protein MIIAIFITSMLVGILIGLPIAVALLFCAVCTALSLGGGDANPTIIARTLMQGSDSVSMMALPFFVLAGEIMNRGGLTKRIIAFCNVFIGRVRGGLGYVTIFACLMFASLVGSAVAACAALGAILIPMMANSGYNREKAAALTASANLVAPIMPPSVPMIVYGISAGVSIKSMFLGGIAPAVYLTLIACVVWFFVSRKKGVVPDTETMPRPTAKEAVRIILAGLWALLLPVIILVGLRSGYFTATEAGVIACVYAILIGLFVYREMKIKDLRKAFVASAKMSAVIMFLAATANCAAYFMTISRIPQMMTAGLGGLVERPTLLMFVLMLIVVVVGLAMDVTPSILILTPIMLPLVKAAGIDPVYFGIVFVLMNVLGLTSPPVGPVLNVACATGKVKMDKIILPTMPYFIAQTVLCFLLALMPPLVEVPLRWFGG, from the coding sequence ATGATTATCGCTATTTTTATCACATCCATGCTCGTAGGCATTCTGATTGGATTGCCCATTGCCGTGGCGCTGCTCTTCTGCGCCGTTTGCACGGCGCTGTCGCTCGGCGGCGGTGACGCGAATCCCACGATTATCGCGCGCACGTTGATGCAGGGTTCGGATTCGGTCAGCATGATGGCGCTGCCGTTCTTTGTGCTGGCGGGTGAAATCATGAACCGCGGCGGGCTCACCAAGCGCATTATAGCGTTCTGCAACGTCTTTATCGGGCGGGTGCGCGGGGGGCTGGGCTACGTTACGATCTTCGCCTGCCTGATGTTCGCCTCGCTGGTCGGTTCCGCCGTCGCGGCCTGCGCCGCGCTGGGCGCCATTTTAATCCCGATGATGGCCAATTCCGGTTACAACCGGGAAAAGGCCGCAGCGCTTACCGCGAGCGCCAACCTGGTCGCGCCAATCATGCCGCCGTCTGTGCCGATGATCGTCTACGGAATTTCGGCCGGAGTATCGATCAAGTCGATGTTCCTGGGCGGCATCGCGCCCGCGGTCTACCTTACGCTCATCGCCTGTGTGGTGTGGTTTTTTGTTTCGCGGAAAAAAGGGGTTGTGCCGGACACGGAAACCATGCCGCGGCCAACCGCCAAAGAAGCGGTGCGGATCATCCTTGCCGGCTTGTGGGCGCTGCTGCTTCCGGTGATCATCCTCGTCGGTTTGCGTTCCGGTTATTTCACCGCAACCGAAGCGGGCGTTATCGCCTGTGTTTACGCGATCCTGATCGGCCTGTTTGTCTACCGTGAGATGAAAATCAAGGATCTGCGTAAAGCGTTTGTAGCGTCGGCAAAAATGTCGGCTGTGATTATGTTCCTTGCCGCAACCGCGAACTGCGCCGCCTATTTTATGACGATCTCGCGGATCCCACAGATGATGACAGCCGGCCTTGGCGGGCTGGTGGAACGGCCAACCCTCCTGATGTTCGTGCTGATGCTCATTGTGGTTGTTGTGGGCCTTGCCATGGACGTGACGCCCAGCATTCTCATCCTTACGCCGATTATGCTTCCGCTGGTCAAAGCGGCGGGGATCGATCCTGTGTATTTTGGAATTGTGTTTGTGCTCATGAATGTGCTGGGCCTGACCTCGCCGCCTGTCGGTCCCGTATTGAATGTGGCCTGCGCCACTGGGAAGGTGAAAATGGACAAAATCATTCTGCCGACCATGCCGTATTTCATCGCGCAGACGGTGCTGTGCTTTTTGCTTGCACTGATGCCGCCCCTGGTCGAGGTCCCCTTGCGTTGGTTCGGCGGATAA
- a CDS encoding zinc-dependent alcohol dehydrogenase — translation MKEVVITGPRQYEVREVPIPKPGDGEVLIQMKAAGVCGSDIHLFLGENPNAVYPRIPGHENAGVVVETGKNVTAVKPGDAVVVDLVVACGRCPQCLRGRRNICRTVKARGAATDGGWREYFTVPAHEVYLLPRQIPFRDAALIEPFAIGGHCTSRAGIQGGESVLVLGSGTIGAVILQTLKQKGCRVICADINESCLARAKDYGADAVVNTRTQNLRECVQAFTDGGGVDAIFDSAGYPGSLTALLEQGIPANGATVVPLGFCTETEGISQAMINVRELTIAGTRMSSGQFQPTIQNFLEGKFQLEGMVSHYIPFEQVGQVFENILHPVKDMKKMVILFDEQE, via the coding sequence TTGAAGGAAGTAGTCATCACCGGACCCAGGCAATATGAAGTGCGTGAGGTCCCAATCCCAAAGCCCGGCGACGGGGAGGTCCTGATCCAAATGAAGGCCGCCGGCGTCTGCGGGTCGGATATCCATTTGTTTCTGGGAGAAAACCCCAACGCGGTCTATCCCCGCATTCCCGGCCATGAGAATGCCGGCGTGGTGGTGGAAACCGGCAAAAATGTGACCGCCGTGAAACCCGGCGACGCTGTGGTGGTCGATCTGGTGGTTGCCTGCGGCCGGTGCCCGCAGTGCCTGCGCGGGCGCCGAAATATCTGCCGCACGGTCAAAGCGCGCGGTGCGGCGACCGATGGCGGCTGGCGGGAATATTTCACCGTTCCCGCGCATGAGGTCTACCTTTTGCCGAGGCAAATCCCTTTCCGGGACGCGGCGCTTATTGAGCCGTTCGCTATTGGGGGCCACTGCACCAGCCGGGCTGGGATACAGGGCGGAGAATCGGTACTGGTGCTTGGCAGCGGAACCATCGGCGCGGTGATTCTGCAAACCCTGAAGCAAAAAGGCTGCCGGGTCATCTGCGCGGATATCAACGAAAGCTGCCTTGCGCGCGCAAAGGATTATGGGGCCGATGCGGTCGTGAATACCAGGACGCAGAATCTTAGGGAATGCGTACAGGCGTTTACAGACGGCGGCGGGGTCGACGCAATTTTTGATTCCGCGGGCTATCCCGGCTCGCTCACCGCGCTTTTGGAGCAGGGGATTCCCGCAAATGGCGCCACAGTGGTTCCCTTGGGCTTTTGTACGGAAACGGAAGGAATTTCCCAAGCGATGATCAATGTGCGGGAGCTCACCATCGCCGGGACCAGGATGTCGTCCGGCCAATTCCAGCCCACGATCCAAAACTTTCTGGAGGGGAAATTTCAGCTGGAGGGTATGGTCAGCCATTACATTCCGTTTGAACAGGTCGGCCAGGTTTTTGAAAATATCCTGCATCCGGTAAAGGATATGAAGAAGATGGTCATTTTGTTTGATGAACAGGAATAA
- a CDS encoding NAD(P)-dependent oxidoreductase, translated as MFDKLTAIEPVSLLPWAQQELFGYARQVCVFSDVPANDDEILRRIGDSDAVLVSYTSRIGASVIRRCPNLKYIGMCCSLYSEESANVDIACARELGVKVLGIRDYGDRGVVEYVLHELIDLLHGFDRPRLYEQAAEITGLKVGIVGLGTSGRMIADALQLLGANISYYCRSPKPDAQAQGMRFTPLHELLRDSQVVCTCLNKNVLLLGAPEFAQLGSGKILFNTSIGPGFDPAALEQWVRGDSSNYFFCDTRAAAGSVSDGFFALPNVTCRDVSAGRTAQAAELLSKKVLDNLRSAARQA; from the coding sequence GTGTTTGATAAATTAACCGCGATTGAGCCGGTGAGCCTGCTTCCCTGGGCCCAGCAGGAGCTTTTTGGCTATGCGAGGCAGGTTTGCGTGTTTTCCGATGTGCCGGCCAATGACGACGAGATCCTGCGGCGGATCGGCGATTCCGACGCCGTGCTGGTGAGCTACACCTCCCGGATCGGCGCTTCGGTGATCCGGCGCTGTCCCAACCTGAAATATATCGGGATGTGCTGTAGCCTGTATTCCGAGGAAAGCGCCAATGTGGATATTGCCTGTGCCCGGGAACTGGGCGTGAAAGTTCTGGGGATTCGGGATTACGGCGACCGGGGCGTGGTGGAGTATGTGCTGCACGAGCTGATCGACCTGCTTCACGGGTTCGACCGGCCCCGCCTGTATGAGCAGGCTGCGGAGATCACCGGCCTGAAGGTAGGCATCGTGGGATTGGGAACCTCCGGCCGGATGATTGCGGACGCGCTTCAGCTGCTCGGGGCAAATATCTCCTATTATTGCCGCTCCCCAAAGCCGGACGCGCAGGCGCAGGGGATGCGCTTCACGCCGCTGCACGAATTGCTGCGCGACAGCCAGGTGGTTTGCACCTGCCTGAATAAAAATGTGCTCTTATTGGGCGCGCCGGAGTTTGCGCAGCTGGGCAGCGGAAAAATCCTGTTCAACACCTCCATCGGCCCGGGGTTCGATCCGGCCGCGCTGGAGCAGTGGGTGCGCGGCGACAGCAGCAACTACTTTTTCTGTGACACGCGGGCCGCCGCGGGCAGTGTCAGCGACGGCTTTTTTGCACTGCCGAACGTGACCTGCAGGGACGTGTCTGCGGGCCGCACCGCGCAGGCGGCGGAGCTGCTCAGCAAAAAAGTGCTGGACAATCTGCGCTCAGCCGCACGGCAGGCCTGA
- a CDS encoding aspartate dehydrogenase domain-containing protein: MKPKKLALVGCGYLGNIIARAYTDGLLEGYELVGVMSRTRESAQKTAVLAGCKACDTIEELLKLRPDYVAEAASVQTVRDLALKVLGGGAHLVVLSIGAFADAEFYEQVKAAALENGTQVHLASGAIGGFDVLQTISLMAQAEGYSEQAGISTRKGPESLRNTPVFQEELIKARRESTVFDGCAKDAIALFPTKVNVAVATALATTGPQITGVKITSVPGFLGDDHQITAEIKGVKAVVDIYSSTSAIAGWSVVALLRNLISPIAFQ; the protein is encoded by the coding sequence ATGAAACCGAAAAAACTGGCCCTTGTGGGCTGCGGATATCTGGGAAACATTATCGCGAGGGCATATACAGACGGCCTTCTCGAAGGATATGAATTGGTCGGCGTGATGAGCCGCACACGGGAATCCGCTCAAAAAACTGCCGTCCTGGCCGGCTGCAAAGCATGCGATACCATCGAGGAGCTGCTAAAGCTGCGGCCGGATTATGTGGCGGAAGCCGCGAGCGTCCAAACCGTCCGGGATTTGGCGCTAAAAGTGCTGGGCGGCGGCGCGCATCTGGTGGTGCTCTCCATTGGCGCGTTCGCGGATGCGGAATTCTATGAGCAGGTCAAGGCCGCGGCCTTGGAAAACGGTACGCAGGTGCATCTTGCAAGCGGCGCCATCGGCGGTTTTGACGTCCTGCAGACCATATCCCTGATGGCACAGGCCGAAGGATATTCTGAACAGGCGGGCATCTCCACCCGGAAGGGACCCGAATCCCTGCGCAATACCCCCGTCTTTCAGGAGGAGCTGATAAAGGCGCGGCGGGAGAGCACCGTGTTCGATGGCTGCGCGAAAGATGCCATCGCCCTGTTCCCCACAAAGGTGAACGTCGCGGTGGCCACTGCACTTGCCACTACCGGGCCGCAGATTACCGGGGTAAAAATTACAAGTGTACCGGGCTTTTTGGGCGATGACCACCAGATCACCGCCGAAATTAAAGGGGTAAAGGCGGTTGTGGATATCTACTCCAGCACCAGTGCCATCGCGGGCTGGAGCGTGGTCGCGCTGCTGCGCAACCTGATCTCCCCCATCGCATTTCAATAA
- a CDS encoding GntR family transcriptional regulator, with amino-acid sequence MTSQKKSKEAQTAGENVYQYLHTNIIQLQIKPGQTININELSDFLKVSRSPIRDALVQLARDGLVTTTPQKSTIVSKINIPRAKDERFMRACVEERILEEFLKCYEQTHIDALKDVLEQQKQRMENKDIRGFLRTDDAFHSVFFQVTNHPFSLENILNMSSHYFRMRLLSLSALDICEQSYRQHQEILQLVLAKDYASIREMINRHIVDKKDEEIRMERKFPDLFTGIEGADYLKSKIWEDDFLMTI; translated from the coding sequence ATGACCAGTCAAAAAAAATCCAAAGAAGCGCAGACGGCGGGTGAAAATGTATATCAGTATCTGCATACCAACATCATCCAGCTTCAGATAAAGCCCGGTCAGACCATAAACATCAATGAACTGAGCGATTTTTTAAAGGTAAGCCGTTCTCCTATCCGGGATGCTCTCGTCCAGCTCGCCAGGGATGGGCTTGTGACAACCACACCGCAAAAGAGCACGATCGTTTCCAAAATCAATATCCCACGCGCCAAAGATGAACGCTTTATGCGGGCCTGCGTGGAGGAGCGGATTCTGGAGGAATTTTTAAAATGCTACGAGCAAACGCACATCGACGCTTTGAAGGATGTTTTGGAGCAGCAGAAACAGCGGATGGAAAATAAGGATATCCGAGGATTTTTGCGCACTGACGACGCGTTTCATTCGGTTTTCTTTCAGGTAACCAACCATCCGTTTTCATTGGAAAACATTCTGAACATGTCGAGCCATTATTTCCGCATGCGTCTGCTGTCGCTTTCGGCACTGGATATCTGTGAGCAGTCCTACCGGCAGCATCAGGAGATCTTGCAGTTGGTGCTGGCCAAGGACTACGCAAGCATCCGGGAGATGATCAACCGCCATATCGTGGATAAAAAAGATGAGGAAATCCGCATGGAGCGCAAGTTCCCCGATCTGTTTACCGGGATCGAGGGCGCCGATTACCTGAAAAGCAAAATCTGGGAAGATGATTTTCTCATGACAATTTAA
- a CDS encoding TRAP transporter substrate-binding protein, translating into MKRIFSAILAIVTITAFTTACSESAPSGGTAAPASSAAAPSEKGGDAATDEKEFSLKVGDNWGVTHPMAAALDNVFKTQIEEKSGGKIKVEVYHDGLLGDEAALWQGVRDGSIDFAVVGTPMNQEFTMMLISDWPFLYRDLDHAKKVWTGSIADEVNAKFHEKFPEVEILGWGPNSARTFTSNKPLTSVEDFAGQKFRMPNNPIHVGITENLGASPTVIPLGELFTALETGTVDGQDNGMVTVIAQNFQEVQKYLYETNHIVATLEIVANSDKLAEMSDNQRQIIVDAGKATAEQAWVDYIASVDKDRKTLEEAGMTVTACTAEDKAKIIEKIQPTLDKLLAENDWAEDLITKINAVE; encoded by the coding sequence ATGAAAAGAATCTTTTCAGCCATTCTTGCGATTGTGACGATCACGGCGTTTACGACAGCCTGCTCTGAGAGCGCCCCTTCGGGCGGGACTGCCGCCCCGGCGTCAAGCGCGGCGGCACCGAGCGAAAAAGGCGGGGATGCTGCGACGGATGAAAAGGAATTCAGCCTTAAAGTTGGCGACAACTGGGGCGTCACCCACCCGATGGCGGCGGCGCTCGACAACGTATTTAAGACGCAGATTGAAGAAAAATCCGGCGGCAAAATCAAGGTCGAGGTGTATCATGACGGCCTGTTGGGCGACGAAGCGGCCCTCTGGCAGGGCGTGCGCGACGGTTCCATTGATTTTGCGGTCGTCGGCACCCCCATGAACCAGGAGTTTACCATGATGCTGATCTCCGACTGGCCGTTTTTGTACCGTGACCTCGATCACGCGAAAAAAGTTTGGACCGGTTCTATCGCGGACGAAGTCAACGCGAAATTCCACGAGAAATTCCCGGAAGTGGAAATTCTCGGCTGGGGTCCCAACTCCGCGCGCACCTTCACTTCCAATAAGCCGCTGACGAGCGTCGAGGATTTTGCGGGCCAGAAATTCCGGATGCCCAATAACCCGATCCATGTCGGCATCACCGAGAATCTCGGCGCTTCTCCAACGGTCATCCCGCTTGGAGAACTGTTCACCGCGCTTGAAACCGGAACCGTGGACGGGCAGGACAACGGCATGGTGACTGTCATTGCCCAGAATTTCCAGGAAGTACAGAAATATCTCTATGAGACCAACCACATCGTCGCGACGCTTGAAATCGTTGCGAATTCCGATAAACTCGCGGAAATGTCCGATAACCAGCGCCAGATTATCGTCGATGCGGGAAAAGCCACTGCGGAGCAGGCCTGGGTGGATTACATCGCCTCGGTCGACAAGGATCGCAAAACGCTTGAAGAGGCGGGCATGACGGTTACCGCCTGCACCGCCGAGGACAAAGCAAAGATTATCGAAAAAATTCAGCCCACGCTCGACAAGCTCCTTGCTGAGAACGACTGGGCAGAAGACCTGATCACCAAAATCAATGCTGTAGAGTAA
- a CDS encoding ATP-binding protein: MIRPLMKSLRRCSAIALAVIMLLPLCPRALASGERRVLRVAFPQVEGLTQTGADGSRHGLVVDYLNEIAKYTGWEYEYVDTSAETMLNEFNEGAYDLMGGNYYSPSLEELYAYPDYNTGYSKSVLLARKDDHRLESYNLESLNGKTIGVYGNAKENIRRLQEFLTINNLDCTLKEYHFEQLSENGNLYPYLASGEVDMLLGNNSETDGDFRVVTSYDSQPYYIVTTIGNQEVLDGLNMALEKILDSNPNFGTERYEANFPDKLSADIQLNSEERTYIKEKGTVTVAVPADWHPLFCINNPEDLHDGLVPAILKEVSDFSGLKFSYLQADSYFDAVDLVLRGEADVLAFFLGSEADAAQQGLALTAPYVNMNSIVVRNKSSSFPSEGLVGAVIKGRRIPSDIQVTQLRTYASITEALFAVNRGEADFIYGLSARMEQEIQRNHLTNLVPVTLVNDSNGICFALTRPAKADLLTVLNKAVNNLSAREKNMILNQNLVSIGANQFSLTELIYSNPILFVSIVGFVLLILAAAVLLVTRARMKAAVIQSNLEKAQAESRAKGEFLSRMSHEIRTPMNAVVGLADLTSMLEGVPENVRKNLVKIRSSSQYLLSLINDILDMSRIGSGMLSIGSEPFSIDQMLEELQGMMQAEAGRHGLAFTMETQTEHSHLVGDVIRLRQVLTNLLSNAFKFTPEGGDVTLRVTETDSDGAQAAFMFQVIDNGIGIRPEDQQRIFDSFEQLGSSSSKSQGTGLGLSISRSIVQLMGGELGLSSEPGRGSEFYFSISLPLGTPDEETLPLTADGSLAGVRLLLAEDNDLNAEIAAQLLEMRGADTERCKDGEQCVSRFSNSAPGEFQAILMDIQMPVMNGLDATRAIRALSRPDAACIPIIAMTANSFQEDVDAARAAGMNGFVSKPLDVNYLYRLLYDLLK, translated from the coding sequence ATGATCCGTCCGCTGATGAAAAGCCTTCGCCGCTGCTCCGCCATCGCGCTAGCCGTGATTATGCTCCTGCCGCTGTGTCCGCGCGCACTTGCTTCAGGGGAACGCCGCGTATTGCGTGTGGCGTTTCCACAGGTGGAAGGCCTCACCCAAACCGGTGCGGATGGAAGCCGGCATGGGTTGGTCGTGGATTATCTCAACGAAATTGCCAAGTATACCGGCTGGGAATACGAGTATGTGGACACCAGCGCCGAAACGATGCTGAACGAATTTAATGAAGGCGCATATGATCTGATGGGCGGGAATTACTATTCTCCCAGTCTTGAAGAATTGTACGCCTACCCGGATTACAACACCGGGTACAGCAAATCGGTGCTCCTCGCGCGCAAGGATGACCATCGGCTCGAAAGTTATAACCTGGAAAGCCTGAATGGAAAAACCATCGGGGTTTACGGCAACGCCAAAGAAAACATCCGCCGCTTGCAGGAGTTTCTGACGATCAATAACCTCGATTGCACTCTGAAAGAATATCACTTTGAACAGCTTTCTGAAAACGGTAATCTCTATCCCTATCTGGCAAGCGGTGAGGTGGACATGCTGCTCGGCAACAATTCCGAGACAGACGGCGATTTTCGGGTGGTCACCTCCTACGATTCGCAGCCCTATTATATCGTAACCACGATTGGCAATCAGGAGGTTCTTGACGGGCTGAACATGGCGCTCGAAAAAATCCTGGATTCCAACCCCAACTTTGGCACCGAGCGTTATGAAGCCAATTTCCCGGATAAGCTGTCCGCCGATATTCAACTCAATTCGGAAGAACGAACCTATATCAAGGAAAAAGGGACGGTAACCGTGGCGGTCCCGGCGGACTGGCATCCCCTCTTTTGCATAAATAATCCGGAGGACCTTCACGACGGTCTGGTACCGGCGATTCTGAAGGAAGTCTCCGATTTTTCAGGCCTGAAATTTTCTTATCTGCAGGCGGACAGCTATTTCGACGCGGTGGATCTGGTGCTGCGGGGCGAAGCCGATGTGCTTGCCTTCTTTCTTGGAAGCGAGGCGGATGCCGCGCAGCAGGGATTGGCGCTGACCGCGCCCTACGTAAACATGAACAGTATTGTTGTGCGCAACAAATCCTCCAGTTTCCCCTCCGAAGGGCTGGTCGGAGCCGTTATCAAAGGCCGCCGGATCCCCAGTGATATCCAGGTGACTCAGCTGCGCACCTACGCCAGTATCACCGAGGCGCTGTTCGCGGTGAACCGGGGCGAAGCCGATTTTATCTACGGCCTATCCGCCCGGATGGAGCAGGAAATCCAACGAAACCACCTCACTAACCTGGTTCCGGTGACGCTTGTCAACGATTCCAACGGCATCTGTTTCGCCCTCACCCGTCCCGCCAAAGCGGATCTGCTGACCGTGCTCAACAAAGCGGTCAACAATCTTTCCGCACGGGAAAAAAATATGATCTTAAACCAGAATCTGGTCTCCATCGGCGCAAACCAGTTTTCCCTGACCGAGCTCATCTACTCCAATCCGATCCTGTTCGTGTCCATCGTGGGCTTCGTCCTTTTGATTCTTGCGGCAGCGGTACTTCTGGTCACCCGGGCGCGGATGAAAGCGGCCGTCATTCAGAGCAACCTTGAAAAAGCGCAGGCGGAAAGCCGCGCCAAGGGAGAATTCCTCTCCCGCATGAGCCACGAAATCCGCACTCCCATGAACGCGGTGGTGGGCTTGGCCGATCTGACCAGCATGCTGGAAGGAGTCCCGGAAAACGTCCGAAAAAACCTTGTCAAAATTCGTTCCTCCTCCCAGTATCTGCTCAGCCTCATCAACGACATCCTGGACATGAGCCGCATCGGCAGCGGGATGCTTTCGATCGGCAGCGAACCGTTCTCGATCGACCAGATGCTGGAAGAACTGCAGGGAATGATGCAGGCCGAGGCGGGCAGGCACGGGCTTGCTTTCACTATGGAGACGCAGACTGAGCACAGCCATCTTGTTGGCGATGTCATCCGTCTGCGGCAGGTGCTCACCAACCTGCTTTCCAATGCTTTCAAGTTCACGCCGGAGGGCGGGGATGTGACCCTGCGGGTGACCGAAACCGATTCGGACGGCGCCCAGGCGGCTTTTATGTTCCAGGTGATTGACAATGGGATCGGTATCCGTCCGGAGGATCAGCAGCGGATTTTTGATTCCTTTGAACAGCTCGGTTCCAGTTCCTCCAAAAGCCAGGGCACCGGCCTGGGGCTGTCCATCAGCCGCAGCATCGTCCAGCTGATGGGCGGCGAACTCGGTCTCAGCAGCGAACCCGGCCGGGGAAGTGAATTTTATTTTTCGATCTCTCTGCCCTTGGGAACGCCGGACGAGGAAACCTTGCCCCTTACGGCAGATGGTTCACTGGCTGGCGTAAGGCTCCTTTTGGCGGAGGATAACGATCTGAATGCTGAAATCGCAGCCCAGCTGCTGGAAATGCGCGGGGCTGACACCGAGCGGTGCAAGGATGGCGAACAATGCGTTTCACGGTTTTCGAACAGCGCGCCCGGAGAATTCCAGGCGATCCTTATGGATATCCAGATGCCCGTTATGAACGGACTGGACGCCACCCGCGCGATCCGGGCGCTGTCCCGGCCGGACGCGGCCTGCATCCCCATCATCGCAATGACCGCCAATTCCTTCCAGGAGGACGTCGATGCGGCAAGAGCCGCGGGGATGAACGGATTTGTCTCCAAACCGCTGGATGTGAACTATCTTTACCGGCTGCTTTATGACCTTCTGAAATAG
- a CDS encoding TRAP transporter small permease, producing MSETIQKPHGFHAFIDKLFKALEVVIAIFLGVMIFFTFLNVVLRQFGLGFAWTEEIARICFIYLVYLGSIIAARENRHLMIDTLINKLAPGGQKALYVIIQGIIIWMMGVLATGAFQNAWKNRNDFWVATHFPVFLVHFAGVLLGVSVIIISLVNLYRVFVLKESVLELFGDHGEDDTPSSDGILGEGAGMQ from the coding sequence ATGTCTGAAACCATCCAGAAGCCGCATGGCTTTCATGCGTTTATCGATAAGCTTTTCAAGGCCCTGGAGGTTGTGATTGCAATCTTTTTGGGTGTTATGATTTTTTTCACCTTTCTAAACGTTGTGCTGCGCCAGTTCGGTCTGGGTTTTGCCTGGACGGAAGAGATCGCACGCATCTGCTTCATTTATCTGGTGTACCTGGGGTCGATCATTGCCGCGCGCGAAAACCGCCACCTGATGATCGACACCTTAATTAATAAACTTGCTCCCGGCGGGCAGAAAGCCCTTTACGTGATCATTCAGGGGATCATCATCTGGATGATGGGCGTATTGGCAACAGGCGCGTTCCAGAACGCGTGGAAGAACCGCAATGACTTTTGGGTAGCGACCCATTTCCCGGTGTTCCTGGTGCATTTTGCCGGCGTCCTGCTGGGCGTATCGGTGATTATCATTTCATTGGTAAACCTGTACCGTGTGTTCGTCCTGAAAGAATCCGTACTGGAGCTGTTTGGGGATCACGGAGAGGACGACACACCGTCTTCGGACGGTATCCTGGGGGAAGGAGCGGGTATGCAATGA